One Coffea arabica cultivar ET-39 chromosome 5c, Coffea Arabica ET-39 HiFi, whole genome shotgun sequence DNA window includes the following coding sequences:
- the LOC113688825 gene encoding fimbrin-5-like has product MSGYVGIFVSDPWLQSQFTQVELRGLQSKFLSAMNKSGKVKLGDLPPVMSKMKPFSEMLTEDEVKVILSESSADLSEEIEFESFLRAFLNLQARATAKLGDSKPTSSFVKTATTTLRHTISESEKASYVAHINSFLGNDPFLKEFLPIDASTNALFDLAKDGVLLCKLINVAVPGTIDERAINTKKVLNPWERNENHTLCLNSAKAIGCTVVNIGTQDLVEARPHLVVGLISQIIKIQLLADLNLKKTPQLVELVEDSKDVEELMGLPPEKLLLKWMNFHLKKSGYKKQVTNFSSDLKDGEAYAHLLNALAPEHGTTTTLDAKDPTERANLIIEQADKLDCKRYVTPKDIVEGSTNLNLAFVAQIFQHRNGLSMDSKKLPFAEMMTDDTQTSREERCFRLWINSLGIDTYVNNVFEDVRTGWVILEVLDKVSPGSVNWKQATKPPIKMPFRKVENCNQVIRIGKDLNFSLVNVAGNDIVQGNKKLILAFLWQLMRFSMLQLLRNLRSHSQGKEITDADILNWANNKVKMARRKSKMESFKDKSLSNGKFFLELLSVVEPRVVNWSVVTKGETEEDKKLNATYIISVARKIGCSIFLLPEDIMEVNQKMILILTASIMYWSLQKKSGESESTPTEDSGKPGGSIADSADGESQSASSPSTLSQQTMDIENEEASF; this is encoded by the exons ATGTCTGGTTATGTGGGAATTTTTGTGTCTGATCCATGGCTTCAGAGCCAATTCACTCAAGTTGAACTCCGTGGGCTCCAATCAAAA TTTCTTTCCGCGATGAATAAATCTGGCAAGGTCAAACTGGGAGATTTGCCACCTGTAATGTCCAAAATGAAGCCTTTTAGTGAAATGTTAACAGAAGATGAGGTCAAAGTCATCTTGTCCGAATCATCTGCTGACTTGAGTGAAGAAATTGAGTTTGAATCATTCCTTCGG GCATTCTTGAACCTACAAGCAAGAGCTACAGCAAAACTCGGCGATTCAAAACCAACTTCATCATTTGTGAAAACTGCTACTACAACACTTCGTCACACCATTAGTGAATCAGAGAAGGCCTCTTATGTTGCCCATATAAATAGCTTTCTTGGGAATGATCCATTCTTGAAAGAGTTCCTTCCAATTGATGCATCTACAAATGCACTCTTTGATCTTGCGAAGGATGGTGTTCTACTATG TAAGCTGATTAATGTGGCTGTCCCTGGTACCATAGATGAGCGAGCTATTAACACAAAGAAAGTCCTAAATCCATGGGAGAGAAATGAAAACCACACACTATGTCTCAACTCTGCCAAGGCAATTGGGTGCACTGTGGTCAATATTGGCACGCAGGATCTAGTCGAAGCAAGA CCCCACCTGGTTGTTGGTTTGATTTCTCAAATAATTAAG ATACAACTTTTAGCTGATCTGAACCTGAAGAAAACTCCCCAACTTGTTGAATTGGTGGAAGACAGTAAG GATGTGGAAGAACTCATGGGCTTACCACCAGAGAAGCTTTTACTCAAATGGATGAATTTTCATCTGAAAAAATCAGGGTATAAAAAGCAAGTTACAAATTTTTCATCTGATCTAAAG GATGGGGAGGCCTATGCTCACTTGCTTAATGCTCTGGCACCAGAACATGGTACCACTACCACATTAGATGCAAAAGATCCTACTGAAAGAGCAAATTTGATTATTGAGCAAGCAGACAAATTGGATTGCAAGAGATATGTTACTCCCAAAGATATTGTTGAGGGCTCTACAAACCTGAATCTGGCATTTGTTGCACAAATATTTCAACACAG GAATGGCTTATCAATGGACAGCAAAAAACTTCCCTTTGCTGAGATGATGACAGACGATACTCAAACTTCTCGAGAAGAAAGATGCTTTCGATTGTGGATTAACAGCCTTGGAATTGATACATATGTTAATAATGTTTTTGAGGATGTCAGAACAGG ATGGGTTATTTTAGAAGTTCTTGACAAAGTTTCCCCTGGATCAGTCAATTGGAAGCAAGCAACCAAACCTCCGATTAAGATGCCCTTCAGAAAGGTTGAAAACTGCAATCAAGTTATACGCATTGGAAAAGATTTAAACTTCTCACTTGTGAATGTAGCTGGAAATGACATTGTACAGGGAAACAAGAAGCTTATATTAG CATTTCTTTGGCAATTGATGAGATTTAGTATGCTCCAACTGTTGAGAAACTTGCGCTCGCACTCCCAAGGGAAGGAGATAACAGATGCTGACATTTTAAATTGGGCAAACAACAAAGTAAAGATGGCACGTAGGAAATCCAAAATGGAGAGTTTCAAG GATAAAAGCCTCTCAAATGGGAAGTTTTTCCTGGAACTTCTTAGTGTTGTGGAGCCAAGAGTTGTCAATTGGAGCGTTGTCACGAAGGGGGAAACGG AAGAAGACAAGAAACTAAATGCAACATATATAATAAGCGTTGCTCGTAAGATTGGCTGTTCCATCTTCTTATTGCCTGAGGATATTATGGAG GTGAATCAGAAAATGATTCTAATTCTTACAGCAAGCATCATGTACTGGAGCCTGCAGAAGAAGTCCGGAGAGTCTGAGTCAACCCCTACTGAAGACAGCGGCAAACCTGGGGGATCCATAGCTGATTCAGCAGATGGTGAGAGTCAGTCTGCGTCGAGCCCTTCGACTCTCTCCCAACAAACAATGGATATTGAAAATGAGGAAGCTTCATTTTAG